Proteins encoded in a region of the Sugiyamaella lignohabitans strain CBS 10342 chromosome B, complete sequence genome:
- the MDN1 gene encoding AAA family ATPase midasin (Huge dynein-related AAA-type ATPase (midasin); forms extended pre-60S particle with the Rix1 complex (Rix1p-Ipi1p-Ipi3p); acts in removal of ribosomal biogenesis factors at successive steps of pre-60S assembly and export from nucleus; GO_component: GO:0005739 - mitochondrion [Evidence IDA] [PMID 14576278]; GO_component: GO:0005739 - mitochondrion [Evidence IDA] [PMID 16823961]; GO_component: GO:0005654 - nucleoplasm [Evidence IDA] [PMID 15528184]; GO_component: GO:0005634 - nucleus [Evidence IEA,IEA,IEA]; GO_component: GO:0005634 - nucleus [Evidence IDA] [PMID 12102729]; GO_component: GO:0030687 - preribosome, large subunit precursor [Evidence IDA] [PMID 23212245]; GO_function: GO:0005524 - ATP binding [Evidence IEA,IEA]; GO_function: GO:0016887 - ATPase activity [Evidence IEA]; GO_function: GO:0016887 - ATPase activity [Evidence ISS] [PMID 12102729]; GO_function: GO:0017111 - nucleoside-triphosphatase activity [Evidence IEA]; GO_function: GO:0000166 - nucleotide binding [Evidence IEA,IEA]; GO_process: GO:0006200 - ATP catabolic process [Evidence IEA]; GO_process: GO:0006461 - protein complex assembly [Evidence IEA]; GO_process: GO:0006364 - rRNA processing [Evidence IMP] [PMID 12837249]; GO_process: GO:0000027 - ribosomal large subunit assembly [Evidence IPI] [PMID 11583615]; GO_process: GO:0000027 - ribosomal large subunit assembly [Evidence IPI] [PMID 12374754]; GO_process: GO:0000027 - ribosomal large subunit assembly [Evidence IMP] [PMID 15528184]), with protein MVVLYIPNLPFDPAIHQHVEHERKSVRSRQYDNERQALEIIRQIFVGEKPDSVERALISHRPETVNDITFDTYRPKESQLENIHREWMSLMDTAVGPTIVEKLLNSSLEEVELWHINCSRFISRIEERFFHYYDISSILTGFIKSMQLGFGIIASNRDTKNQLPWLVDPISLISPSFLYEVFEVSGKRLLKTGEEQVLESLYLYALQCAVFNIKKTSSTRNKDNQPSFSLVDLVLKTFYYKWSLGKMRQKEEEAANASIFKDNSEQEADEDFKRMFPDYEEVMDVDESSEKSFIEPRSRELMNIHKSLFDPGETPLTLSNVVLDGVETTRKLLQHITPSTTDKVSAANILSSLIFSLSNKIENVFENKSGPINFYHDSKQDETDRVTELAKAIRNRIKNLLERWPEHSTLQNIAVSCEELLAYPCTAPIARLLQKLEQILTFLHEWEAYASREVSVSSFIDQVVSLIISWRKLELSTWAGLLRSEEEAFETKASQWWFYLYENIIEIPMRPDDVDALNVADLVQTLSVFVSEATYGQFETYLVLLITFSKHAKSLAVSDPKLDLISNAVLNVVTFYRQYLPQVETDILEFKKTLKKEMNDVILLASWKDTNISALKESARRSHHKLFKIVRKYRSFLAGKITGLVDKPSKAIPLNVNSLPAELKIDGIALNSIQPHLYVAEKFEFWQSRPMRLKGIHGTIKYFQSMASKIKLDEVLSLEPLAVSALEDSDRLRNATPSTVNEENKKVISSLKMEKSKTLTLTLKGLREAGLKYTVKRDITSAQSKITQILASTNSLDAIDTGKGDSYFFKILEFLPRIRFAVSSNETDVPTNDLQRALAIGENALSVLTAQRTSISMLARTSSTLQSMEETAKKITSLFDAGDRILPVSGIYDDCQRAWRILHWAPDMIKFVSNVWSSLVSMGKFTDNGDFTNAVNKFANRLSDLKRQVSEFDVLYQSNVRTEQLTIVVQDIFECVAEFKISIDGLRSDSKYQLVTDTLLSWIRSVDTTAETKGFAMQPEFELATLNTAVCDLSDSVLVVTQSILKTWQEIANLSAAEDNWFTDSQSRLIKLAKQLHGDRIIEKITQCVSMVVSIGSQNELASGEAISTFATALPFVQEYLKLFKRIHHLIIGNYSVTSKATYLLLSCLNNLSTNGFCTPSEETNEVDSGATKEGTGLGDGSGAKDHSEDIEDDEDLSEQAQKDNEDQENNDDRDGEDNAKEMEGDMAGNLEDASDQEDKDDDEDENDEDNEDDEIDDEVGDIDDLDPNAIDEKMWDEKADDNKKEKDSENVPEGNSDEMQGQDDDDEADNQEKPDNQDNQGNEGDKEEKEEDDEAEDEEDVGEQEDNVKQDNEELESQVPEADALELPEDMNLDNEDLNDEENGDNKDEMDEDIENGDMEDDMEDTKEDHEGNEHENIDRDDDEDGQEDDNDDAEDVEDSNSMQVDEEPETEQHQGEEDEQGDAPEAEVKDEGDAKNGTEEMQIDTEGLQGPDMADEDDANAEESTTSKQESSSKGEGADLEQSEEQNNMDDGGGKSSLKPKEEEQSIKEEEDSADAEDEARKEANDSIQKLGDAMKEFYRRRQEINKPSSDVKEEKPEDSANVRPDEFEHVDGENSAQDTQALGESNADHKQNIDENMAIDDEVDEIPEAQEQEVNTEEPLATDGDDQTEEQKDSDLQDASSKITSMVGERASAANDEWLADETADNQQDYEDDDDDLEIVGSDVNSSNETPCRELDDARVLWKKYDSNTQELALSLCEQLRLILEPTQATKLRGDFKTGKRLNMKRIIPYIASSFKKDKIWMRRTKPSKRQFQIMIAVDDSKSMSESQSVDLAFQTIALVSKALTLLEAGQLAITRFGDNARLLHGFEKPFSSESGAEVLQWFGFEQQRTDVQKLLSSSLQLFETAKYSARQDLWQLEIIISDGICEDHEALRRLVRRAQEERIMLVFVIVDAINKSGSILEMNQVKYQEDAEGNMKLKMEKYLDTFPFDFYVIVRDIRELPGVLSSVLRQYFAEVAEH; from the coding sequence ATGGTTGTGTTGTACATCCCTAACCTTCCGTTTGACCCTGCAATCCATCAACATGTTGAACATGAGCGTAAATCTGTAAGGTCCCGTCAGTATGACAATGAGAGGCAAGCATTAGAGATTATTCGTCAGATTTTTGTGGGCGAAAAACCAGATTCTGTGGAGCGAGCCTTGATTTCCCATAGACCTGAAACTGTTAATGACATCACGTTTGATACTTACAGACCCAAAGAATCACAATTAGAGAACATCCACAGAGAATGGATGTCACTAATGGATACAGCAGTGGGTCCAACAATAGTAGAAAAATTGCTCAACTCGAGtcttgaagaagttgaactTTGGCATATAAACTGTTCCCGTTTCATTTCTCGTATTGAAGAAAGGTTCTTTCATTATTATGACATTTCTTCTATTCTGACTGGTTTTATCAAATCCATGCAATTAGGATTCGGTATCATCGCTTCCAACCGTGATACAAAGAATCAGCTTCCATGGCTGGTAGATCCTATTTCGCTTATATCTCCTTCCTTTTTATATGAAGTATTTGAGGTATCAGGTAAGCGATTACTGAAAACAGGAGAAGAACAGGTTCTCGAAAGTTTGTACTTATATGCATTGCAATGTGCAGTCTTCAATATTAAGAAGACATCTTCAACGAGAAATAAGGATAACCAACCTTCGTTTTCTTTAGTCGACCTAGTTTTGAAAACATTTTATTATAAATGGTCATTGGGTAAAATGCGTCagaaggaggaggaagCCGCCAATGCTTCTATATTCAAGGATAACAGCGAGCAGGAGGCCGACGAAGATTTCAAACGTATGTTCCCTGATTACGAAGAAGTCATGGATGTGGATGAATCAAGCGAGAAATCTTTCATTGAACCACGCTCTAGAGAGTTAATGAATATCCATAAATCTCTCTTCGATCCCGGCGAAACGCCTTTGACTTTGAGTAACGTTGTACTTGATGGTGTTGAAACTACTAGAAAATTACTTCAGCATATTACTCCCAGTACTACAGACAAggtttctgctgctaacaTTTTATCTTCTTTGATATTCTCTCTTTCCAACAAGATTGAAAACGTCTTTGAAAACAAGAGCGGCCCTATCAATTTTTATCATGATTCTAAACAGGACGAAACGGATCGAGTAACTGAGCTTGCTAAGGCTATTCGCAATagaatcaaaaatttgTTAGAAAGATGGCCGGAACATTCAACGCTGCAAAACATCGCCGTTTCATGTGAAGAACTGTTAGCTTATCCTTGCACTGCTCCTATTGCTCGGTTGTTACAGAAACTGGAACAAATACTCACATTTCTTCACGAGTGGGAGGCATATGCCAGTAGGGAGGTGTCCGTTTCTAGTTTTATTGACCAAGTCGTTTCACTGATTATTTCGTGGCGAAAGCTTGAACTTTCTACATGGGCCGGGCTCCTTCGATCTGAGGAGGAGGCCTTCGAAACAAAAGCATCTCAGTGGTGGTTTTACTTGTACGAGAACATCATTGAAATCCCCATGCGCCCTGATGATGTGGATGCTTTAAACGTGGCCGATTTGGTACAAACTCTTTCTGTCTTCGTCAGTGAGGCAACATATGGCCAGTTCGAAACTTATCTTGTGTTATTAATAACTTTCTCCAAGCATGCGAAGTCGCTTGCAGTATCTGATCCAAAGTTAGACTTGATCTCGAACGCTGTCTTGAACGTCGTGACCTTTTATCGCCAGTATCTCCCTCAGGTTGAAACTGACATTCTGGAATTTAAGAAAACACtaaagaaagaaatgaaTGATGTCATCCTTCTTGCAAGTTGGAAAGACACCAATATTTCTGCCCTCAAGGAAAGTGCTCGTAGATCTCATCACAAGCTGTTCAAAATTGTAAGGAAATATCGTTCCTTCCTGGCTGGAAAGATAACAGGCTTGGTGGACAAGCCTTCCAAGGCAATTCCTCTAAATGTGAACAGTCTCCCAGCCGAACTTAAGATTGATGGCATTGCTCTCAATTCTATACAACCACATTTATATGTCGCTGAGAAGTTCGAGTTCTGGCAATCAAGGCCAATGAGATTGAAAGGTATTCATGGTACCATCAAGTATTTCCAGTCAATGGCTTCTAAGATTAAATTGGACGAAGTGCTTTCCCTTGAACCTTTAGCAGTTAGTGCTCTTGAGGATTCAGATAGACTTCGGAACGCCACTCCTTCGACTGTTAACGAGGAAAACAAGAAAGTGATTTCTTCATTGAAAATGGAGAAGTCCAAGACCCTAACCTTGACTTTGAAAGGACTACGGGAAGCAGGCTTGAAGTACACTGTGAAGAGAGACATTACGAGTGCCCAAAGTAAGATCACCCAAATATTAGCTTCCACAAACTCTTTGGATGCTATTGATACTGGAAAAGGAGATTCTTATTTTTTCAAGATTCTCGAATTTCTGCCTAGGATCAGATTTGCCGTTTCAAGCAATGAAACCGATGTTCCTACAAATGATCTTCAACGTGCTTTGGCCATTGGTGAAAATGCCTTGTCAGTTTTAACTGCTCAGCGAACATCTATATCTATGCTCGCCAGAACATCGAGCACTCTACAGTCAATGGAGGAAACAGCGAAGAAAATCACATCATTATTTGATGCAGGCGACAGAATTTTGCCGGTTTCAGGTATTTATGACGACTGTCAAAGAGCTTGGCGCATTCTGCACTGGGCTCCTGATATGATAAAGTTTGTTTCGAATGTTTGGAGTAGCCTGGTGAGCATGGGTAAATTTACTGATAATGGAGACTTCACGAATGCTGTCAACAAATTCGCTAACCGACTTTCTGACTTGAAACGACAGGTATCTGAATTTGATGTCTTATATCAGTCTAATGTCAGAACGGAGCAGTTAACTATTGTTGTTCAGGATATATTTGAGTGTGTCGCCGAGTTTAAGATTTCCATTGATGGCCTTCGCAGTGATAGCAAGTATCAACTAGTTACTGATACCTTGTTGAGCTGGATTAGATCAGTCGATACAACTGCGGAAACTAAGGGATTCGCCATGCAACCTGAGTTTGAACTTGCTACTTTAAATACTGCAGTTTGCGATTTATCAGATTCAGTTTTGGTTGTAACGCAAAGCATCCTAAAGACATGGCAAGAAATTGCCAACTTATCCGCAGCTGAAGACAATTGGTTCACCGATTCTCAATCCCGTTTAATCAAGTTGGCAAAGCAATTGCATGGAGACAGaatcattgaaaagatcacACAATGTGTTAGCATGGTAGTTTCTATCGGATCCCAAAACGAACTGGCTTCTGGTGAAGCAATTTCTACTTTTGCTACTGCTTTACCATTTGTTCAAGAGTACTTGAAACTCTTCAAACGGATTCATCATTTAATCATCGGTAACTATAGTGTCACTTCCAAGGCCACATATCTGCTACTCTCTTGCTTAAATAATCTGTCAACTAACGGCTTCTGTACTCCTTCGGAGGAAACCAATGAAGTAGATAGCGGTGCTACCAAAGAGGGTACAGGATTAGGAGATGGTTCTGGCGCTAAAGACCATTCGgaagatattgaagatgatgaagatctTTCTGAGCAAGCTCAGAAGGATAAtgaagatcaagaaaacaaTGATGATAGAGATGGTGAGGATAATGCCAAGGAAATGGAAGGCGATATGGCTGGAAACCTTGAGGACGCCTCAGATCAAGAAGAcaaagatgacgatgaggacgagaatgatgaagataatgaagatgatgagattgatgatgaagttgGAGATATCGATGACCTTGACCCTAACGCTATCGACGAAAAGATGTGGGATGAAAAGGCAGATGATaacaagaaagagaaggaCTCTGAGAACGTTCCTGAGGGTAACTCTGACGAAATGCAGGGAcaggatgatgatgatgaagccGATAATCAAGAGAAGCCCGACAATCAAGACAACCAAGGTAATGAAGGTGAcaaggaagagaaagaagaagatgacgaagcagaagatgaagaggatgttGGTGAACAGGAAGATAATGTCAAGCAGGACAATGAAGAGCTTGAGTCTCAAGTTCCTGAAGCTGATGCATTAGAATTGCCAGAGGATATGAACTTGGATAATGAAGACTTAAATGACGAGGAAAATGGTGATAATAAAGACGAGATGGATGAAGACATAGAGAATGGAGACATGGAAGACGATATGGAGGATACCAAAGAAGACCATGAAGGTAACGAACATGAGAATATCGATCgggatgatgatgaagacggACAGGAAGATGATAACGAcgatgctgaagatgttgaagattCGAACTCTATGCAAGTAGACGAAGAGCCAGAGACTGAACAGCATCAAGGTGAGGAGGACGAGCAAGGTGATgcgccggaggcagaagtTAAGGATGAGGGTGACGCAAAGAACGGTACTGAAGAAATGCAGATTGATACGGAAGGATTGCAAGGGCCCGACATGGcagatgaggatgacgcAAACGCCGAAGAAAGCACCACTTCTAAACAAGAGTCTTCTTCTAAAGGAGAGGGTGCTGATTTGGAACAATCAGAAGAGCAGAATAATATGGATGACGGTGGCGGCAAAAGTTCACTTAAGCCGAAGGAAGAGGAGCAGAGTATCaaggaggaggaagatTCTGCCGATGCCGAAGATGAGGCTCGTAAAGAGGCCAATGACTCCATCCAAAAACTTGGTGATGCTATGAAAGAGTTCTATAGACGCCGACAGGAAATCAATAAGCCGTCATCAGATGTGAAGGAAGAGAAGCCCGAAGATTCGGCAAATGTTCGTCCTGATGAATTCGAACATGTCGATGGTGAGAACAGCGCACAAGATACTCAGGCTCTGGGTGAATCTAATGCCGATCATAAACAGAATATCGATGAGAATATGGCAATTGATGACGAGGTAGACGAAATTCCTGAAgctcaagaacaagaagtcAACACCGAAGAGCCACTTGCTACGGATGGGGATGACCAAACTGAGGAACAGAAGGATTCTGACCTTCAGGATGCATCATCCAAGATAACGTCTATGGTCGGGGAGCGGGCATCAGCTGCAAACGACGAGTGGTTGGCTGATGAAACAGCCGACAATCAGCAAGATtacgaagatgacgatgatgatctGGAAATTGTGGGCTCTGATGTGAATTCCAGCAATGAAACCCCTTGTCGGGAACTTGACGATGCTAGAGTTCTTTGGAAAAAGTATGATTCTAATACTCAGGAGCTTGCTTTGTCGTTATGTGAACAACTTCGACTCATCTTAGAACCTACACAGGCAACGAAATTGCGAGGTGATTTCAAAACTGGTAAGAGACTGAACATGAAGCGGATTATTCCATACATTGCGAGTTCATTCAAGAAAGACAAGATCTGGATGCGACGTACGAAACCTAGTAAAAGACAATTCCAGATTATGATTGCAGTTGATGATTCGAAATCTATGAGCGAGTCGCAATCAGTTGATTTAGCTTTCCAAACCATTGCATTGGTATCTAAAGCATTGACATTACTGGAAGCTGGTCAACTCGCTATCACTAGATTTGGTGATAATGCTAGATTGTTACATGGATTTGAAAAACCATTCTCTTCGGAATCCGGTGCTGAGGTCTTGCAATGGTTTGGCTTTGAGCAGCAACGTACAGATGTCCAGAAACTGCTGAGTAGTTCGCTCCAGCTCTTTGAGACTGCTAAATACTCAGCTCGTCAAGACTTGTGGCAGCTGGAAATTATCATTAGTGACGGTATCTGCGAAGACCATGAGGCTCTTCGTAGACTTGTGAGACGGGCTCAAGAAGAGCGTATCATGTTGGTATTTGTGATTGTTGATGCTATCAACAAAAGTGGCTCTATTTTGGAAATGAATCAAGTCaaatatcaagaagatgctgaaggAAATATGAAGCTGAAAATGGAGAAATATCTTGATACCTTCCCCTTTGATTTCTATGTCATAGTGCGTGATATCCGAGAACTTCCTGGCGTCTTGTCCTCGGTTCTTCGCCAGTACTTTGCTGAAGTGGCAGAGCATTGA